TTGAATTTGAAATATCCGGACCTGGTGAGATTATTGGACCCAAGATCACAGCCTTTATTGGTGGCTGTATTGCAGTATGGATTAGAACTATGGGCGAAAAGGGTGATATAAAATTAAAGGCAAGAAGCAGCAGACTCGAAGCGGAAGAATTAACATTCATGGTAATATAACTTAAACAGGTTGTTTTGTAAAGGAGATAGTTATGGCTAAATTTGAAGCTAGAAATGGTAGATTTTTTTATAATGAAAGTGAAATACGAATTATTTCAGGAAGTATTCACTACTTCAGAGTGGTGCCAGAATATTGGAGAGATAGACTGGAAAAGTTAAAAGCCTGTGGATTTAATACAGTAGAGACCTATGTGCCTTGGAATTTACATGAACCTCAACCAGAACAATATAATTTTGCAGGCATGGCTGATATTGAAGGATTCATAAAGATTGCTCAGGAGTTAGGCCTTCTTGTTATAGTAAGACCATCCCCTTTTATATGCGCAGAATGGGAGTTTGGAGGATTGCCCTCCTGGTTGCTTAAGGATCGTAACATGAGATTAAGATGTGCATATAAGCCATTTCTTGACAGGGTTGATAAATACTATGACATTCTAATTGAAAAAATGAAACCTTTATTGTGCACAAATGGCGGACCAATAATAGCTATGCAAGTAGAAAATGAATATGGAAGCTATGGCAATGATAAGGAATATCTTAAATATATTGAAAAAGCTCTTATAAAAAGAGGAATAGACGTGCTCCTGTTTACGTCTGACGGACCAAGTGATCTTATGCTTGGTGGCGGAACCCTTCCTAATATTCTAAAGACCGCAAACTTTGGGTCAAAGGCAGAAGAAGCCTTTAAAAAACTTAGGGAATATGAAAAGGAAGGCCCATTAATGTGTACAGAGTTTTGGATTGGCTGGTTTGACCAGTGGGGGAACGAGCATCATATAAGAGATGCTAAAGATGTAGCAGAGGTTTTTGAAGATATTCTTAAAGCAGGAAGCTCAGTGAATTTCTATATGTTTCATGGCGGAACTAATTTTGGCTTTTATAATGGAGCTAACTATTTTGAGAAATATGATGCAACGGTAACAAGTTATGATTATGGTTCCTTATTAAGTGAAGATGGTGAGCCTACAGATAAATATTATCTTGTTAAGGAGTTAATAAGCAAGTATCAAACTGCTCCTGAGGTCAAGCTCTCTACGAATATCAGGAAGAAGACTTATGGAGAGGTAAGGATCACTGAAGGCTCTGCACTTTTTGATATACTTCCTAGCATAGCTGAGCCAATATATACTCCATATGTTCAGACAATGGAAGAAGTTGATCAAGACTATGGCTTCATATTATATAGGACAGAGATAAAGGGTCCATGGAAAGGTGCTACTATGTCCTTTATGGATATGCATGATAGAGCTCAAATATTTGTTAATGGTCAATATAAAGGAACGGTGCATAGAAATGATTTGAAGAAGGATATTGTACTTGATTTTGAAGAAGACTCGAACAAACTTGATATTCTTGTTGAAAACATGGGTAGAATCAACTATGGTCCATATCTAAAGGATTTTAAAGGAATAAGTGATAATGTTAAGCTTGATTACCAGTTTCACTATGGGTGGGAAATATATCCGCTACCTCTAAACAATATAGAAGCGATAAAATTTGATAATTTACCTGAAAATCTTCAGAAAGATAAACCAATGTTCTATAGAGCAAGCTTTAATATTAAAGAGGTGGGAGACACGTTTCTTGATCTAGAAGGATGGACAAAAGGTGTTGTATTTATAAATGGTTTTAACATAGGCAGGTATTGGAATATAGGTCCGCAGAAGAAGTTATATATACCAGGCCCACTCTTAAAAGAGGGTAATAATAAAATTGTAATATTTGAACAGCATGCTGCTGAAAAACTTGTTATTAGATTTACTGACAAGCCTTTTTAAGAGAAGAAGTGAAAAGGTATAAGTCTTTTTGGCTTAAAGGAGTACGAAAATGAAACCAAATGTAATTTTGATAGAAGTAGATCAAATGCGTGGAGACTGTATTGGAGTACTAGGGTATTCAGTAGTTGAAACTCCTTATCTTGATACTATGGTGAGAAATGGATACTTGTTTAATAATGCATATTCAGCAACACCAACTTGTGTTCCAGCAAGAGCTGCTATACTTACAGGAATGTCTCAGAGATCTCATGGAAGAGTAGGGTATATGGATAAAGTTGATTGGAATTATGAACATACAATTGCTTCAGAATTTATGAATGCTGGATATCATACTCAAGCTATAGGAAAAATGCATGTATATCCAACAAGAAATCTTTGTGGTTTTCATAATGTTGTTTTACATGATGGATATTTTCATTACTGCAGAAATTCTAATGTTTCAATAATTGAGCATTTTAATCAATGCGATGACTATTTAAATTGGTTAAAAGAGAAAAATTGCAATATTGATTTGCTTGATTGCGGGCTTGAGTGTAATTCATGGATATCAAGACCTTGGATGTATAGTGAGGAACTTCATCCAACAAATTGGGTAACAACACAATCTATAGATTTCTTAAGAAAGAGAGATCCGAGAAAGCCATTCTTCTTAAAGATGTCTTATGTAAGACCACATTCGCCATTAGATCCACCAGAGGTTTATTATAATCAATATATAAATGAATATATTAAAGATTCTCCTATTGGCGATTGGGCTGACACGGAAGATAAGAAAGGTGCCGGGCAAATATTTAATTGCTCAAAAGGTATGGTTAACAAAAAGGCATTAAGAAGGGCAAAGGCTTCGTATTATGGCTTGATAACTCATATTGATCACCAGATAGGAAGATTTCTGCAAGTGCTTGATGAATACAACTGCTTAAATAATTCCATTATATTATTTACTTCTGACCATGGTGACTTACTTGGAGATCATAATTTATTCAGAAAAACCTATCCTTATCAGGGGAGCATAGCTGTTCCATTTATTATATATGATCCAGGTAATTTATTAGGAAGAGAAAGGGGAAGAGTTATTTCTGATATTGTAGAGCTTAGGGATATTATGCCTACATTATTAGATATAGCAGGTTTGGATATCCCAGATACTGTAGATGGTAAAAGTGTTAGAACATTGATAGAAGGCAGTTCTGATTCTTGGAGAGAATACTTACATGGTGAACATAGTGGAGGAATAATTTCTAATCATTATATAGTTACCGATAAAGATAAATACATATGGTATTCTCAAACAGGTCAAGAACAGTATTTTGACATCTATAAGGATCCGCATGAGATTCAAGACCTTATAAAGGATGAGAATTATGCCTCAAGAATTAATTACTTAAGAAGGCAGCTAATAAAAGAACTAGAAGGAAGAGAAGAAGGCTACACTGACGGCAAAAACCTTATAGTTGGAAAAAGCCCGCTAGCTTGTTTGAGCCATATACTATAATAAAATAGTAGACTTCAGTAAAAATTCGATTTTGCTGAAGTCTTATTTTTTATAGTTATACTTTCATAGTGCTACTTTCGCGCTTTGCGATAGTAAAAGGTATATCTATTTTAATTGGAAGGCTATGCCCGTGCTCAATCCGATCAATTAATGTTTTTGCAGTTATTTTACCTAGTTCATCTATAGGAATATGTACAGTAGTCAGCATAGGGGATACATATTGAGCCATGTCGATATCATCAATGCTGATGATAGAGATATCCTCTGGCACTCGAAGGTTATTTTCCTTAATAGCTTTTAATGCTCCTAT
The genomic region above belongs to Clostridium swellfunianum and contains:
- a CDS encoding glycoside hydrolase family 35 protein gives rise to the protein MAKFEARNGRFFYNESEIRIISGSIHYFRVVPEYWRDRLEKLKACGFNTVETYVPWNLHEPQPEQYNFAGMADIEGFIKIAQELGLLVIVRPSPFICAEWEFGGLPSWLLKDRNMRLRCAYKPFLDRVDKYYDILIEKMKPLLCTNGGPIIAMQVENEYGSYGNDKEYLKYIEKALIKRGIDVLLFTSDGPSDLMLGGGTLPNILKTANFGSKAEEAFKKLREYEKEGPLMCTEFWIGWFDQWGNEHHIRDAKDVAEVFEDILKAGSSVNFYMFHGGTNFGFYNGANYFEKYDATVTSYDYGSLLSEDGEPTDKYYLVKELISKYQTAPEVKLSTNIRKKTYGEVRITEGSALFDILPSIAEPIYTPYVQTMEEVDQDYGFILYRTEIKGPWKGATMSFMDMHDRAQIFVNGQYKGTVHRNDLKKDIVLDFEEDSNKLDILVENMGRINYGPYLKDFKGISDNVKLDYQFHYGWEIYPLPLNNIEAIKFDNLPENLQKDKPMFYRASFNIKEVGDTFLDLEGWTKGVVFINGFNIGRYWNIGPQKKLYIPGPLLKEGNNKIVIFEQHAAEKLVIRFTDKPF
- a CDS encoding arylsulfatase → MKPNVILIEVDQMRGDCIGVLGYSVVETPYLDTMVRNGYLFNNAYSATPTCVPARAAILTGMSQRSHGRVGYMDKVDWNYEHTIASEFMNAGYHTQAIGKMHVYPTRNLCGFHNVVLHDGYFHYCRNSNVSIIEHFNQCDDYLNWLKEKNCNIDLLDCGLECNSWISRPWMYSEELHPTNWVTTQSIDFLRKRDPRKPFFLKMSYVRPHSPLDPPEVYYNQYINEYIKDSPIGDWADTEDKKGAGQIFNCSKGMVNKKALRRAKASYYGLITHIDHQIGRFLQVLDEYNCLNNSIILFTSDHGDLLGDHNLFRKTYPYQGSIAVPFIIYDPGNLLGRERGRVISDIVELRDIMPTLLDIAGLDIPDTVDGKSVRTLIEGSSDSWREYLHGEHSGGIISNHYIVTDKDKYIWYSQTGQEQYFDIYKDPHEIQDLIKDENYASRINYLRRQLIKELEGREEGYTDGKNLIVGKSPLACLSHIL